A single window of Onychomys torridus chromosome 8, mOncTor1.1, whole genome shotgun sequence DNA harbors:
- the Prpf8 gene encoding pre-mRNA-processing-splicing factor 8, translating to MAGVFPYRGPGNPVPGPLAPLPDYMSEEKLQEKARKWQQLQAKRYAEKRKFGFVDAQKEDMPPEHVRKIIRDHGDMTNRKFRHDKRVYLGALKYMPHAVLKLLENMPMPWEQIRDVPVLYHITGAISFVNEIPWVIEPVYISQWGSMWIMMRREKRDRRHFKRMRFPPFDDEEPPLDYADNILDVEPLEAIQLELDPEEDAPVLDWFYDHQPLRDSRKYVNGSTYQRWQFTLPMMSTLYRLANQLLTDLVDDNYFYLFDLKAFFTSKALNMAIPGGPKFEPLVRDINLQDEDWNEFNDINKIIIRQPIRTEYKIAFPYLYNNLPHHVHLTWYHTPNVVFIKTEDPDLPAFYFDPLINPISHRHSVKSQEPLPDDDEEFELPEFVEPFLKDTPLYTDNTANGIALLWAPRPFNLRSGRTRRALDIPLVKNWYREHCPAGQPVKVRVSYQKLLKYYVLNALKHRPPKAQKKRYLFRSFKATKFFQSTKLDWVEVGLQVCRQGYNMLNLLIHRKNLNYLHLDYNFNLKPVKTLTTKERKKSRFGNAFHLCREVLRLTKLVVDSHVQYRLGNVDAFQLADGLQYIFAHVGQLTGMYRYKYKLMRQIRMCKDLKHLIYYRFNTGPVGKGPGCGFWAAGWRVWLFFMRGITPLLERWLGNLLARQFEGRHSKGVAKTVTKQRVESHFDLELRAAVMHDILDMMPEGIKQNKARTILQHLSEAWRCWKANIPWKVPGLPTPIENMILRYVKAKADWWTNTAHYNRERIRRGATVDKTVCKKNLGRLTRLYLKAEQERQHNYLKDGPYITAEEAVAVYTTTVHWLESRRFSPIPFPPLSYKHDTKLLILALERLKEAYSVKSRLNQSQREELGLIEQAYDNPHEALSRIKRHLLTQRAFKEVGIEFMDLYSHLVPVYDVEPLEKITDAYLDQYLWYEADKRRLFPPWIKPADTEPPPLLVYKWCQGINNLQDVWETSEGECNVMLESRFEKMYEKIDLTLLNRLLRLIVDHNIADYMTAKNNVVINYKDMNHTNSYGIIRGLQFASFIVQYYGLVMDLLVLGLHRASEMAGPPQMPNDFLSFQDIATEAAHPIRLFCRYIDRIHIFFRFTADEARDLIQRYLTEHPDPNNENIVGYNNKKCWPRDARMRLMKHDVNLGRAVFWDIKNRLPRSVTTVQWENSFVSVYSKDNPNLLFNMCGFECRILPKCRTSYEEFTHKDGVWNLQNEVTKERTAQCFLRVDDESMQRFHNRVRQILMASGSTTFTKIVNKWNTALIGLMTYFREAVVNTQELLDLLVKCENKIQTRIKIGLNSKMPSRFPPVVFYTPKELGGLGMLSMGHVLIPQSDLRWSKQTDVGITHFRSGMSHEEDQLIPNLYRYIQPWESEFIDSQRVWAEYALKRQEAIAQNRRLTLEDLEDSWDRGIPRINTLFQKDRHTLAYDKGWRVRTDFKQYQVLKQNPFWWTHQRHDGKLWNLNNYRTDMIQALGGVEGILEHTLFKGTYFPTWEGLFWEKASGFEESMKWKKLTNAQRSGLNQIPNRRFTLWWSPTINRANVYVGFQVQLDLTGIFMHGKIPTLKISLIQIFRAHLWQKIHESIVMDLCQVFDQELDALEIETVQKETIHPRKSYKMNSSCADILLFASYKWNVSRPSLLADSKDVMDSTTTQKYWIDIQLRWGDYDSHDIERYARAKFLDYTTDNMSIYPSPTGVLIAIDLAYNLHSAYGNWFPGSKPLIQQAMAKIMKANPALYVLRERIRKGLQLYSSEPTEPYLSSQNYGELFSNQIIWFVDDTNVYRVTIHKTFEGNLTTKPINGAIFIFNPRTGQLFLKIIHTSVWAGQKRLGQLAKWKTAEEVAALIRSLPVEEQPKQIIVTRKGMLDPLEVHLLDFPNIVIKGSELQLPFQACLKVEKFGDLILKATEPQMVLFNLYDDWLKTISSYTAFSRLILILRALHVNNDRAKVILKPDKTTITEPHHIWPTLTDEEWIKVEVQLKDLILADYGKKNNVNVASLTQSEIRDIILGMEISAPSQQRQQIAEIEKQTKEQSQLTATQTRTVNKHGDEIITSTTSNYETQTFSSKTEWRVRAISAANLHLRTNHIYVSSDDIKETGYTYILPKNVLKKFICISDLRAQIAGYLYGVSPPDNPQVKEIRCIVMVPQWGTHQTVHLPSQLPQHEYLKEMEPLGWIHTQPNESPQLSPQDVTTHAKIMADNPSWDGEKTIIITCSFTPGSCTLTAYKLTPSGYEWGRQNTDKGNNPKGYLPSHYERVQMLLSDRFLGFFMVPAQSSWNYNFMGVRHDPNMKYELQLANPKEFYHEVHRPSHFLNFALLQEGEVYSADREDLYA from the exons ATGGCCGGAGTGTTTCCTTACCGAGGGCCGGGTAACCCGGTTCCCGGCCCTCTAGCCCCGCTGCCGGACTACATGTCAGAGGAGAAGCTGCAGGAGAAAG CTCGGAAATGGCAGCAGCTGCAGGCCAAGCGCTATGCAGAGAAGCGGAAATTTGGGTTTGTGGATGCTCAGAAGGAAGACATGCCCCCAGAACATGTCAGGAAGATCATTCGAGACCATGGAGACATGACCAACAGGAAGTTCCGCCATGACAAAAGGGTCTATTTGGG AGCCCTCAAGTACATGCCTCATGCAGTTCTCAAGCTCCTAGAGAACATGCCCATGCCTTGGGAGCAGATTCGGGATGTGCCTGTTCTGTACCACATCACTGGAGCCATTTCCTTTGTCAACGAGATTCCCTGGGTCATTGAGCCAGTTTACATCTCCCAGTGGGG GTCAATGTGGATCATGATGCGTCGAGAAAAAAGAGACAGGAGGCATTTCAAGAGGATGCGGTTCCCCCCTTTTGATGATGAGGAACCGCCCCTGGATTATGCTGACAACATCTTAGATGTTGAGCCCCTGGAAGCCATTCAGCTCGAGTTGGACCCTGAGGAGGATGCCCCTGTGTTGGACTGGTTCTATGACCACCAGCCATTGAGAGACAGTAGGAA GTATGTTAATGGTTCCACTTACCAACGCTGGCAGTTCACGTTGCCTATGATGTCCACTCTCTACCgattggccaatcagcttctgACTGACTTGGTGGATGACAACTACTTCTACCTGTTTGACCTGAAGGCCTTCTTTACCTCTAAGGCGCTCAACATGGCTATTCCTGGAGGGCCCAAATTTGAACCTCTGGTTCGAGACATCAACCTGCA GGATGAAGACTGGAATGAATTCAATGATATTAATAAGATCATCATCCGTCAGCCTATCCGTACTGAGTACAAGATTGCTTTTCCTTACCTGTATAACAACCTTCCACACCATGTGCACCTGACCTG GTACCACACTCCTAACGTGGTGTTCATCAAGACTGAGGATCCTGATTTGCCAGCTTTCTACTTTGATCCTCTCATCAACCCGATCTCTCATAGACACTCAGTCAAG AGCCAAGAACCGCTGCCTGATGATGATGAGGAATTTGAACTTCCGGAGTTTGTGGAGCCCTTCCTGAAGGACACACCCCTCTATACAGACAATACAGCCAATGGCATTGCCCTGCTTTGGGCACCACGGCCCTTTAACTTACGTTCTGGCCGTACCCGCCGCGCCCTGGACATACCCCTTGTCAAGAACTG GTATCGGGAGCACTGTCCTGCTGGGCAGCCTGTGAAGGTACGAGTCTCCTATCAGAAGCTGCTTAAGTACTATGTGCTGAATGCCCTCAAGCATCGGCCTCCGAAAGCCCAAAAGAAGAG GTATCTGTTCCGCTCATTCAAAGCTACCAAATTCTTTCAGTCCACAAAGCTAGACTGGGTGGAGGTGGGCCTGCAGGTTTGCCGCCAGGGCTACAACATGCTCAACCTCCTCATTCACCGGAAGAACCTCAACTACCTGCACTTGGACTATAACTTCAACCTGAAGCCTGTCAAGACGCTCACCACCAAG gaaagaaagaaatctcgtTTTGGGAATGCTTTCCATCTGTGTCGGGAGGTACTGCGTTTAACTAAGCTAGTTGTGGACAGTCATGTGCAGTATCGCTTGGGCAATGTGGATGCCTTCCAG CTGGCAGATGGATTGCAGTATATATTTGCCCACGTGGGGCAGTTGACGGGCATGTATCGCTACAAATACAAACTGATGCGCCAGATCCGCATGTGCAAGGACTTGAAACATCTCATCTATTACCGCTTCAACACG GGCCCTGTAGGGAAAGGCCCCGGCTGTGGTTTCTGGGCTGCTGGCTGGAGAGTCTGGCTGTTTTTCATGCGTGGAATTACCCCTTTGCTAGAGCGGTGGCTGGGCAACCTTCTGGCCCGACAGTTTGAAG GCCGTCACTCAAAGGGGGTGGCGAAGACAGTAACAAAGCAACGAGTGGAGTCCCATTTTGACCTGGAGCTTAGGGCAGCTGTGATGCACGATATTCTGGACATGATGCCTGAAGGCATCAAACAGAACAAGGCCCGGACAATTCTGCAGCATCTCAGTGAAGCCTGGCGCTGCTGGAAGGCCAACATTCCCTGGAAG GTCCCAGGACTGCCAACACCTATAGAGAACATGATTCTTCGGTACGTTAAGGCCAAGGCTGATTGGTGGACCAATACTGCCCACTACAACCGTGAACGAATCCGCCGTGGGGCCACTGTAGACAAGACTGTTTGCAAAAAGAACCTGGGCCGTCTCACCCGCCTGTACCTAAAGGCAGAGCAGGAGCGGCAGCACAATTACCTGAAG GATGGTCCTTACATTACAGCAGAAGAAGCAGTGGCAGTGTATACTACCACTGTGCATTGGTTGGAAAGCCGTAGATTCTCTCCCATCCCATTCCCTCCACTCTCCTACAAGCACGACACCAAGTTGCTCATCTTGGCTCTGGAGCGCCTCAAGGAAGCTTATAG TGTGAAGTCTAGGTTAAACCAGTCTCAGAGGGAGGAGCTGGGTCTGATCGAGCAAGCCTACGACAACCCCCATGAGGCTTTGTCCCGCATCAAGCGTCACCTCCTCACACAGAGAGCCTTTAAGGAA GTGGGCATTGAGTTTATGGATCTCTATAGCCACCTGGTGCCAGTTTATGATGTAGAACCACTGGAGAAAATAACTGATGCCTACCTGGACCAGTACCTGTGGTATGAAGCCGATAAGCGTCGTCTTTTCCCGCCCTGGATCAAGCCTGCTGACACAGAACCACCTCCGCTGCTTGTTTACAAGTGGTGCCAAG GTATCAATAACTTGCAAGATGTGTGGGAGACCAGTGAGGGCGAGTGCAATGTCATGTTGGAGTCCCGCTTTGAGAAGATGTATGAAAAGATTGACTTGACCTTGCTTAATAGGCTGCTGCGACTCATTGTGGACCACAACATAGCTGACTACATGACAGCCAAGAACAATGTTGTCATTAACTATAAG gacatGAACCATACAAATTCATATGGGATCATCAGAGGCCTGCAATTTGCCTCATTCATTGTACAGTACTATGGCTTGGTGATGGATTTGCTTGTATTGGGATTGCAccgggccagtgaaatggctgggcCTCCTCAGATGCCAAATGACTTTCTCAGTTTCCAGGACATAGCCACTGAGGCTGCGCACCCAATCCGCCTCTTCTGTAGATACATCGATCGCATCCATATTTTCTTCAG GTTCACAGCAGATGAGGCTCGAGATCTGATCCAGCGTTACCTGACAGAGCATCCAGACCCCAATAATGAGAACATTGTTGGCTACAATAATAAGAAATGCTGGCCCCGAGATGCCCGCATGCGCCTCATGAAGCATGATGTCAACTT GGGCCGGGCAGTGTTTTGGGACATCAAGAACCGGCTGCCACGATCGGTGACTACAGTCCAGTGGGAGAATAGCTTTGTGTCTGTGTACAGTAAAGACAACCCCAACCTGCTGTTCAACATGTGTGGCTTTGAGTGCCGCATCCTGCCTAAGTGCCGTACCAGCTATGAAGAATTCACCCACAAGGATGGGGTCTGGAACCTGCAGAATGAG GTCACCAAGGAACGGACAGCACAGTGTTTCCTGCGTGTGGATGATGAGTCAATGCAGCGCTTCCATAACCGAGTGCGTCAGATTCTGATGGCCTCTGGCTCTACCACCTTTACCAAG ATTGTGAATAAGTGGAATACAGCTCTCATCGGCCTTATGACATACTTTCGAGAGGCTGTGGTAAATACGCAGGAACTCCTAGACTTACTGGTAAAGTGTGAAAACAAGATCCAGACACGTATCAAGATTGGATTGAACTCCAAGATGCCCAGTCGGTTCCCCCCTGTTGTGTTCTACACCCCTAAAGAGCTGGGTGGGCTTGGCATGCTCTCAATGGGCCATGTGCTCATCCCCCAGTCTGACCTCAG GTGGTCCAAGCAGACAGATGTGGGCATCACACACTTCCGTTCAGGGATGAGTCATGAAGAAGACCAGCTGATTCCCAACCTGTACCGCTACATACAGCCGTGGGAGAGCGAGTTCATTGACTCTCAGCGGGTCTGGGCTGAGTATGCACTCAAGAGACAGGAGGCTATTGCTCAGAACAG ACGGTTGACTTTAGAAGATTTAGAAGATTCATGGGATCGAGGCATTCCACGCATCAATACTCTTTTCCAGAAGGACCGGCACACATTGGCTTATGACAAGGGCTGGCGTGTCCGAACTGACTTTAAGCAGTACCAG GTTTTGAAGCAGAACCCCTTCTGGTGGACACATCAGCGACATGATGGCAAGCTCTGGAACCTCAACAACTACCGTACAGACATGATTCAGGCCCTGGGTGGTGTGGAGGGCATTCTGGAGCACACTCTCTTCAAGGGCACTTACTTCCCTACCTGGGAAGGTCTGTTCTG GGAGAAAGCCAGTGGCTTTGAGGAGTCCATGAAGTGGAAGAAGCTAACCAATGCTCAGCGGTCAGGATTGAACCAGATTCCTAATCGTAGATTCACCCTCTGGTGGTCACCAACAATCAATCGAGCCAAT GTATATGTAGGCTTCCAGGTGCAGCTGGACCTGACAGGAATCTTCATGCATGGCAAGATCCCCACACTGAAGATCTCTCTCATCCAGATATTCCGAGCTCACCTGTGGCAGAAGATCCATGAGAGCATCGTGATGGACTTATGTCAG GTCTTTGACCAGGAACTGGATGCTCTGGAAATTGAAACAGTGCAGAAGGAGACAATCCATCCCCGAAAATCTTATAAGATGAACTCTTCCTGTGCTGATATACTACTCTTTGCTTCCTATAAGTGGAATGTCTCCCGGCCCTCACTGCTGGCAGACTCCAA GGATGTGATGGACAGCACAACCACACAGAAGTACTGGATTGACATCCAGTTACGCTGGGGGGACTATGATTCCCATGATATCGAGCGCTACGCCCGGGCCAAGTTTTTGGATTATACCACAGACAACATGAGCATCTACCCTTCGCCCACAGGTGTGCTCATCGCCATTGACTTGGCCTACAATCTACACAG TGCCTATGGAAACTGGTTTCCAGGCAGCAAGCCTCTCATACAGCAGGCTATGGCCAAGATCATGAAGGCAAATCCTGCCTTGTATGTGTTACGTGAACGGATACGCAAAGGACTGCAGCTGTATTCGTCTGAGCCCACTGAGCCTTATCTGTCCTCTCAGAACTATGGGGAACTCTTCTCGAACCAGATTATCTGGTTTGTGGATGACACCAATGTCTACAGAGTGACTATCCACAAG ACCTTTGAGGGGAACTTGACAACCAAACCCATCAATGGGGCCATCTTCATCTTCAACCCACGCACAGGGCAGCTTTTCCTCAAGATAATCCACACATCTGTGTGGGCCGGACAGAAGCGTTTGGGTCAG TTGGCCAAGTGGAAGACAGCTGAGGAAGTGGCTGCCCTGATCCGATCTCTGCCTGTGGAGGAACAGCCTAAACAGATCATCGTCACCAGGAAGGGCATGCTGGATCCATTGGAG GTACACTTGCTGGACTTCCCCAACATTGTGATCAAAGGCTCGGAGCTCCAGCTCCCCTTCCAGGCCTGTCTCAAGGTGGAGAAGTTTGGGGATCTCATCCTTAAAGCCACAGAACCTCAGATGGTTCTCTTCAACCTCTATGATGACTGGCTCAAGACTATCTCCTCCTACACG GCTTTCTCCCGCCTCATCTTGATTCTCCGTGCTCTGCATGTGAACAATGATAGAGCCAAGGTGATCCTGAAGCCAGACAAAACCACCATCACAGAACCCCACCACATCTGGCCCACGCTGACTGATGAGGAGTGGATCAAGGTGGAGGTGCAGCTCAAGGACCTGATCTTGGCCGACTACGGCAAGAAAAACAA TGTGAATGTGGCATCACTGACGCAGTCAGAAATTCGAGACATCATCCTAGGAATGGAGATCTCGGCGCCATCCCAGCAGCGGCAGCAGATAGCTGAGATTGAGAAGCAGACCAAGGAGCAGTCCCAGCTCACTGCCACACAGACTCGGACTGTCAACAAGCATGGGGATGAGATTATCACCTCCACCACTAGCAACTATGAGACCCAGACCTTCTCATCAAAGACTGAATGGAGAGTCAG GGCCATCTCTGCTGCCAACCTGCACCTGCGGACCAATCACATTTATGTTTCATCTGATGACATCAAGGAAACTGGTTATACTTACATTCTTCCCAAGAATGTGCTCAAGAAGTTCATCTGCATATCTGATCTCCGTGCCCAA ATTGCAGGATACCTGTATGGGGTGAGTCCTCCAGATAACCCTCAGGTGAAGGAGATCCGCTGTATTGTGATGGTGCCACAGTGGGGCACTCACCAGACTGTGCACCTGCCCAGCCAGCTGCCCCAGCATGAGTACCTCAAG GAGATGGAACCCTTAGGTTGGATCCACACTCAGCCCAATGAGTCTCCCCAGCTATCACCCCAAGATGTCACCACTCATGCCAAGATCATGGCAGACAACCCATCTTGGGATGGCGAGAAGACAATTATCATCACCTGCAG cttcacCCCAGGCTCCTGCACACTGACAGCCTACAAGCTGACCCCCAGTGGCTATGAGTGGGGCCGACAGAACACGGACAAAGGCAACAACCCCAAAGGCTACCTGCCCTCGCACTACGAGAGGGTCCAGATGCTCTTGTCAGACCGATTCCTCGGCTTCTTTATGGTTCCTGCCCAGTCCTCCTGGAACTACAACTTTATGG GTGTTCGGCATGACCCCAACATGAAATACGAGCTGCAGCTGGCAAACCCCAAGGAATTCTACCATGAGGTCCATAGGCCCTCCCACTTCCTCAACTTTGCCCTCCTGCAGGAGGGTGAGGTCTACTCTGCAGACAGAGAGGACCTCTACGCCTag
- the LOC118589261 gene encoding rab-interacting lysosomal protein yields the protein MESRRAAPGPPSQGSAVGAGSAAELVYHLAGALGTELQELARRFGPDAAAGLVPLVVRALELLEKAAVGPAPDSLQVSAQQAELELRRLREENLRLRRELGSGPQEERALLRQLKEVTDRQRDELRAHSRDLMRRSQETEALQEQLQRLLLVNSELRHKLAAVQTQLRAAQDRERERQIAQDGSGQLAEEQRLKPEAATPDDRVDTQQRPEHPPEAVQCGFSREELEQILQERNELKANVFLLKEELAYFQRELLTDHRVPGLLLEAMKVAVKRQRKKIKAKMLGTLEEAESSDDEDDSWLLLSNEKDDAPLVPGSRIQNFFGLWYRGETEAPETETSNTAPSRLQEGEETLQQPHMEPVGSLPAPNS from the exons ATGGAGTCCAGGAGAGCAGCGCCTGGGCCACCCAGCCAGGGCTCAGCTGTGGGCGCGGGGTCAGCCGCGGAGCTCGTGTACCATCTAGCGGGGGCCCTGGGCACTGAGCTGCAGGAGCTGGCACGCCGGTTCGGGCCCGACGCGGCGGCTGGGCTGGTGCCACTAGTGGTGCGGGCGCTGGAGCTCTTGGAAAAGGCCGCCGTGGGGCCGGCGCCGGACTCG CTGCAGGTGTCCGCGCAGCAGGCCGAACTAGAGCTGCGGCGGCTGCGTGAGGAGAACCTGCGTCTCCGCCGGGAGCTGGGCTCAGGGCCGCAGG AGGAGCGCGCGCTGCTGCGACAGCTCAAGGAAGTGACAGACCGACAGAGGGACGAGCTTCGGGCACACAGCCGAGATCTAATGCGCCGAAGCCAAGAGACCGAGGCG CTGCAGGAGCAGCTGCAGCGCCTCCTGCTGGTCAACTCGGAGCTGCGGCACAAGCTGGCCGCAGTGCAGACCCAACTCAGGGCGGCACAGGACCGGGAGAGGGAACGCCAAATAGCTCAGGATGGCTCCGGCCAGCTGGCTGAAGAACAGAGGCTGAAGCCCGAAGCGGCAACCCCAGATGACCGG GTGGATACTCAGCAGCGGCCAGAGCACCCTCCAGAGGCCGTTCAATGTGGCTTCAGCCGGGAGGAGCTTGAGCAGATCCTTCAGGAGCGGAACGAGCTCAAAGCCAACGTCTTCTTGCTCAAGGAGGAATTGGCCTACTTCCAGCG AGAGCTGCTCACGGATCACCGGGTCCCTGGGCTTCTCCTTGAAGCCATGAAGGTAGCAGTCAAGAGACAGCGGAAGAAGATCAAGGCCAAGATGTTAGGGACActagaggaagcagagagcag TGATGATGAGGATGACTCGTGGCTTCTGCTCTCCAATGAGAAGGACGATGCTCCTCTAGTTCCTGGATCCAGAATACAGAATTT CTTTGGCTTATGGTATCGGGGTGAAACTGAGGCCCCTGAAACTGAGACCAGCAACACAGCTCCCAGCAGgctacaggaaggagaagagaccCTACAGCAGCCCCATATGGAACCCGTAGGCAGCCttccagcccccaactcctgA
- the Scarf1 gene encoding scavenger receptor class F member 1, translated as MGLGLVIPLLLLWTQGTQGSTLDPAGQHVCRGNSPSELQCCPGWRQKDQECTIPICEGPDACRKDEVCVKPGLCRCKPGFFGAQCSSPCPGQYWGPDCRETCPCHPNGQCEPDTGVCQCKPNYWGRRCESPCTCGPHGRCDPKTGACLCNAGWWSSACNRPCQCKPIARCNQDNGACLCPPGWWGRRCSFKCRCHTSPCTQDSGYCTCLQGWWGPECSHRCQCVRGQCSVASGHCSCPPGFHGTRCELPCNPGRYGEQCRESCGHCKPNATCSPVTGNCESCKPGWNGTQCKQPCPPGTFGERCREQCPRCWLGEPCHAETGYCQRCDPGWLGHRCENPCPLGSFGEGCSSTCPDCVQGTCNAVTGECICSAGYWGTSCNSSCPSGFHGNNCSLPCQCPEGLCHPVSGACQMGQHGKNALIAGILVPLLLLLLGVIGCVYCYSANRLDPKDRPERTGTALFRMKQQVWGALTSLGSTLSCGSLSNYKLPWVTVSHHDPEVPFNHSFIEPPSAGWASDDSFSSDPDSGEEDEDHANFMPPQEEMVSVTHKESPAASLPGGPFPLPEDASTPFPIPRTSSLARAKRPSVSFAEGTKFASQNGRSSGDLSSPIRKPKRLSRGAQPRPEGQEAEEPAGPEQANTEEDAPTATSPREATTSHHQLPPSSRTVADCVETTNSSIQESSGSVATIYMLAGTPQKPEGSVWSVIHRLGNYQKDQKAPKVKSAIPKPLRRSLGQNQGSPRLSQSSGSAPDAMLSGTIEYATVRPEEASRGLGDGTESLETVQEPVSGNSSLGQGSQKQAKEKEPEEPLYENVTLRSVPPKH; from the exons ATGGGACTAGGGTTGGTAATcccactgctgctgctctggACTCAGGGGACACAGGGATCCACACTAGACCCAGCCGGTCAGCACGTCTGTAGAGGCAACAG CCCCTCTGAGCTCCAGTGCTGTCCAggctggaggcagaaagatcaagaaTGCACCATCC CCATCTGCGAGGGGCCTGATGCCTGCAGGAAAGACGAGGTGTGCGTGAAGCCAGGCCTCTGTCGATGTAAACCTGGATTCTTCGGAGCCCAGTGCAGCTCCC CCTGCCCAGGCCAGTATTGGGGCCCTGACTGCCGTGAGACCTGCCCTTGCCATCCCAATGGCCAATGTGAGCCGGACACTGGTGTGTGCCAGTGCAAGCCTAACTACTGGGGTAGGCGCTGTGAATCACCTTGCACCTGCGGCCCCCACGGACGGTGTGACCCAAAGACAGGCGCGTGCCTTTGCAACGCCGGCTGGTGGTCGTCTGCATGTAACCGTCCTTGCCAATGCAAACCAATAGCGCGCTGTAACCAGGACAACGGAGCCTGCCTGTGCCCACCTGGCTGGTGGGGCCGCCGCTGCAGCTTCAAGTGCAGATGTCACACCTCGCCCTGTACTCAGGACTCTGGCTACTGCACCTGCCTGCAGGGCTGGTGGGGTCCTGAGTGTAGCCACAGGTGCCAGTGTGTGCGAGGCCAATGCAGTGTTGCTTCTGGCCACTGCTCCTGCCCTCCTGGCTTCCACGGAACCCGCTGTGAGCTGCCCTGCAACCCTGGCCGCTACGGAGAACAGTGCAGAGAAAG CTGTGGTCACTGCAAGCCGAATGCAACATGTTCTCCAGTCACAGGCAACTGTGAGTCCTGCAAGCCGGGCTGGAACGGGACACAGTGCAAGCAGCCATGTCCTCCTGGCACCTTTGGTGAGAGGTGCCGTGAGCAGTGCCCCCGCTGCTGGCTTGGAGAGCCCTGTCATGCAGAGACTGGGTACTGCCAGCGCTGTGACCCTGGTTGGCTAGGGCACAG ATGTGAGAACCCCTGTCCCCTCGGTTCCTTTGGGGAGGGCTGCAGCTCTACCTGCCCCGACTGTGTTCAGGGGACCTGCAATGCGGTGACAGGGGAATGCATCTGCAGTGCTGGTTACTGGGGGACCAG CTGCAATAGTTCCTGCCCATCTGGCTTCCATGGAAACAACTGCTCTCTCCCCTGCCAATGTCCAGAGGGGCTCTGCCACCCTGTGTCTGGGGCTTGCCAAATGG GCCAGCATGGTAAAAACGCCCTCATTGCGGGCATCCTGGtacctctgctcctcctcctcctgggtgtCATCGGCTGTGTCTACTGCTACTCAGCTAACCGACTGGACCCCAAGGACAG GCCAGAGAGAACTGGAACTGCCTTGTTCAGAATGAAGCAGCAGGTGTGGGGGGCCCtcaccagcctgggctccacgCTGTCCTGTGGCTCTCTCAGTAACTACAAGCTACCCTGGGTGACAG TTTCTCACCACGACCCGGAGGTCCCCTTCAACCACAGCTTTATCGAGCCACCCTCTGCCGGCTGGGCCTCTGATGACTCCTTCTCCTCTGATCCTGACTCtggagaagaagatgaagatCATGCCAACTTCATGCCGCCTCAAGAAG AGATGGTCTCTGTGACCCACAAAGAGTCACCAGCGGCCAGCCTTCCTGGAggccccttccctctccctgagGATGCTTCCACACCATTCCCCATCCCTCGCACCTCCAGCCTGGCTCGGGCCAAGAGGCCATCCGTCTCCTTTGCTGAAGGCACTAAGTTTGCGTCACAGAATGGCCGAAGctctggggatctctccagccccatccgaAAACCCAAGAGACTCTCCAGAGGTGCTCAGCCACGTCCTGAAgggcaggaggctgaggagcCTGCAGGCCCAGAGCAAGCAAATACAGAGGAGGATGCTCCTACTGCCACAAGCCCCAGAGAGGCTACCACTAGTCACCACCAACTCCCACCTAGTAGCCGGACAGTGGCCGACTGTGTGGAAACCACCAACAGCAGCATCCAGGAGAGCTCAGGCTCTGTGGCCACAATCTACATGCTGGCGGGGACACCCCAGAAACCAGAGGGCTCTGTCTGGTCTGTCATCCATCGTTTGGGAAACTACCAGAAAGATCAGAAGGCACCCAAGGTCAAGAGTGCCATCCCTAAGCCTTTACGCCGATCTCTGGGTCAGAACCAGGGCAGCCCCAGGCTCTCCCAGAGCTCTGGCTCAGCTCCAGATGCCATGCTCTCTGGAACCATAGAGTACGCCACGGTTAGGCCCGAGGAAGCATCCAGAGGTCTAGGAGATGGCACTGAGAGCTTAGAGACTGTCCAGGAGCCAGTCTCTGGGAACAGCTCCCTGGGACAGGGTTCCCAGAAGCAGGCCAAAGAGAAGGAGCCGGAGGAGCCCCTATATGAGAATGTTACACTCAGGTCTGTGCCACCAAAGCACTGA